A stretch of the Rosa rugosa chromosome 5, drRosRugo1.1, whole genome shotgun sequence genome encodes the following:
- the LOC133708132 gene encoding major strawberry allergen Fra a 1.08-like: MGVFTYESEFTSVIPPARLFKAFVLDADNLIPKIAPQAVKSAEILEGDGGVGTIKKINLGEGSEYSYVKHQIDGIDKDNFVYKYSMIEGDAISDKIEKISYETKLVASSDGGSVIKSTSNYHIKGDVEIKEEHVKAGKERAAGLFKIIESHLLANPEAYN, encoded by the coding sequence ATGGGTGTCTTCACTTATGAATCTGAGTTCACCTCTGTCATCCCACCAGCTAGGTTGTTCAAGGCCTTTGTCCTTGACGCCGATAACCTCATCCCCAAGATTGCCCCCCAAGCAGTTAAGAGTGCCGAGATTCTTGAAGGTGATGGAGGAGTTGGCACCATCAAGAAGATCAACCTTGGTGAAGGAAGTGAATACAGCTATGTGAAGCACCAGATTGACGGAATTGACAAAGACAACTTTGTCTACAAATACAGCATGATTGAGGGAGACGCTATATCTGACAAAATCGAGAAGATCTCCTATGAGACTAAGTTGGTAGCATCTTCCGATGGAGGCTCCGTCATCAAGAGCACCAGTAACTACCACATAAAGGGTGACGTGGAGATCAAGGAAGAGCATGTCAAGGCTGGAAAAGAAAGAGCCGCTGGTCTATTCAAGATCATCGAGAGCCACCTTCTAGCCAACCCTGAGGCCTACAACTAA